The Eriocheir sinensis breed Jianghai 21 chromosome 4, ASM2467909v1, whole genome shotgun sequence genome has a segment encoding these proteins:
- the LOC127009977 gene encoding uncharacterized protein LOC127009977, giving the protein MKMLGNSCIRDLESILVFPPPRSSSSCSSCLFISFPSSLPPAELPTSEPKISGVREKYVSGQVLEANCTAGRSHPAATLTWHVNNKEVPRKYTHAYAPMLHNDQLETSILGLRLMLEDSHFTDGTILLRCTATVAALDTRSDQDFLQMESRQMEPLVLAQRNSHVYVNGCGGLDVCFLPLLLASCLVVVAGRWAVLAA; this is encoded by the exons atgaagatgctgggtaactcttgcataagggatttggagagtattcttgtttttcctcctccacgctcctcatcttcttgttcatcttgccTGTtcatctcattcccttcttctcttccccccgcAGAGCTGCCCACCTCGGAGCCCAAAATCAGCGGCGTGCGGGAGAAGTACGTGAGCGGGCAGGTGCTGGAGGCGAACTGCACGGCCGGACGATCCCACCCGGCGGCCACTCTCACCTGGCACGTCAACAACAAGGAG GTCCCGCGGAAGTACACGCACGCCTACGCCCCGATGCTGCACAACGACCAGCTGGAGACCTCCATCCTGGGCCTCAGACTGATGCTTGAGGACTCCCACTTCACGGACGGCACCATCCTGCTGCGCTGCACCGCCACCGTCGCCGCCCTGGACACGCGCTCCGACCAGGACTTCCTGCAGATGGAGTCGCGCCAGATGGAGCCTCTCGTGTTGGCGCAGAGGAACTCTCACGTGTATG TGAACGGCTGCGGGGGCCTCGACGTGTGCTTCCTGCCCCTCCTGCTGGCGAGCTGCCTCGTGGTCGTCGCGGGTCGCTGGGCGGTGTTGGCGGCCTGA